From the Burkholderia cenocepacia genome, the window AGCAGCTCGGCATTGGCCGCGCGCTGCAGCAACACCGCGCGGATCGCGACGTTCCGTACGAGCGAATCGTCGGCGAACGCGTCGTTGACGAGCCCGGCCTGCTCCAGGTTGATCGCGAGCGCGAGTTCCAGCATTTCGCGCTGGAAGCGGAACGTCGCGAGCGGGATCAGGTCGCGCCACAGCTGGCGGGCCTTGTCGTTCTGGCCGCTGTCCTCCAGCGCGAACCCGCGCAGCGCCTGCTGGCTCAGCCCGAAGTAGTCGAGTGGCGCAGCGGGCGTTTGCGGCAGCAGGTCGAGGGCGGCGTCCGGCTTGTGCCCGATCTGCACGTACCAGGTCGCGAGCAGGTAGTCGTACAGCGCTGGCGCGTTCGCGAAGCGCGGCTTCTGCGCCTGCAGCTCGTCCAGCGTCATCGGCTTGCGGTTCGCATCGCTGCTGTCCGACGCGCGCATGCGCAGCAGGTCGACGGTGGCGAGCACGGTCGGCGACTGGATCTGGCTGGCGTCGAATTCGGAGCCGAACAGCAGCTTGCTGTCGAGTTCGTTCGCCAGTTGCATCAGCGGCACGTTCGACGTCGCCGGCGACCAGCGCGCGAGCGCATGGCCGTACAGGTCGGCCTGCTGCGTGACGTTCCCGCCGAGCCACGCGACCCGTCGCAGCAGCCCGCTCGCGGACACCGCATAGCGTCCCTTCGGATACACCTTCAGGTAGGTCCGGAACACCGTGTTCGCCGCGTCGAGCGACACTTTCGTCACGCGTGCGCGCGTCGGCGTCGGGCTGTCGTTGTCGAATACGTTGGCCTGCGCGGCGTTCAACTGCGCGCGGCCGGCCATGTAGAGGCCGGTTTCCTTCAGCCACGGGTCCGCGCTGTGCGATGCGTTCGCGAACGCGCGGGTCGCGGTGAGGAAGTCGGCGCGGTAGAACGCGTTCGTGCCGTCGAGGTACGCGGCGAACTGCTGGCCGAGCGGCGACTTGACCGGCGGCTTCGTCCACGCGGCGCTCGCGCTGCCCGCGGCACAGGTCTTCTGCGCGATGTCGGCGCGCGCCGCGCGCAGGCGCGCGGCTTCGTCGGCGGGCAGGCCGCCGGCGCCCCCAGCGCGTCGTTGAACGCGTCCGCGCCCGCGCTCATGCTGCGGCAGATGCTGCCTTCGCCGTCGGCATACCGGTTCGACGACGCATCGGCATCCGCTGCGCCGCCGCTCTTGTCGGGCTCCTTCTGGCCGATGTAGATCCATCCGGAGAAATCCATCGGGAACGGCACGACGATCTGGTTGATCCGGTCTTTCGCCGGGATGGTCTTCGGGTCCGGAAACACCTGCGCGACCTTGGCACTGTCGACCATCATCAGCATCGCGTTGATGCGCGTGTCGTTGGCGGGCGTCAGCATCGGCACGTTGCCGCACGAGTAGGAGGTCTGCCGGAGCGTGTTCGGCACGTAGCAGCCGTCGTCTCCGCTGGCGTGGGCGGCGGACGTCCAGAGCAGGCTGGCCGCCAGCGCGGCGAACAGGTTTCGGTTCAGCGTCGGGTTTCTTCGCATTTTTCTTGTGCCGGGTAGGGGGCCGCGACGGCCGGTTCTCTCAGGGGGTGTTTTGCCCCGGCGCGTATCGTACCTCACGGGGCGTGACGGCCGGCGGTGCGCAGGGCCGCCAGCCGCGCCGCGGGCCGGCCCCGCGAAACGGAAATCCACTCAGTGTGGACGCAACGCCACCTTGAATCCGGATCGCTTGAATTAAGATGCAGCCGGCAGCGGCGGACGTCCGACGATAGACGACCTGACGGGGGCCGCACTGCACGACGGGGGAGGTCTGCCGAAAGCGGCGTTCGCATCGATCCGCGCGACGGAATCGATCATGAGAGGGAGGCGAACGGATGCCGTTTTCCATGCCTGTTCAGTAGCATTACTTAACAATTTTAAGGGCGACACGATACGTCGTGTCGGCCAACGGCAGACGAGAGTGCGCCGGACAATGAAAACAAGAGGATTCCGATGAAACCCATTACATGGATGGTCATGGCGGCCGCGCTCGCGCTGACCGCATGCGGCGGCGACGATGTCGCGCCGAACGGCGGCGCGTCGTCATCGTCGTCGACGCCGACGAATCCCGGTTCGCCGTCCGGCTCGACGTCGCCCGGGGGCGGAACGAGCGGCGGGTCGAACGGCAGCCCGACCGGCGGCGGCACCGCGCAGCCGCAGGCCGGCTGGTCGACCGCCGCCGCGGTCGACGGCAAGGGGCCGGAGGGCGCTCCCAGCGTGACGATCGACGCGAGCGGCAATGCGCTCGCCACCTGGATGACCAACGGCCCGACCGGCGCGAACGGCAACGAGATGTGGGGCGCGCGCTATGCCGCAGGTTCGGGCTGGAGCACCGCGACGCGGCTCGACACGGGCGACGGCTCGCATTCGATGAACACGACGAGTTCGAGCCCGTCGCGTGTGGTCGGCAACGCGAGCGGGCAGGCCGTCGCGTTCTGGACCGAATGGATGCCGGGCCCGAACACGTATGCGCTGTGGGCGCGCCCGTACAGCCCGGCCGGCGGCTGGGGCACGGCGTTCGAAGTCGCGCCGGACGTGACGGGGTCGACCTATTCGGCCGGGATCGACGGCCAGGGCAATGCGCTCGTCGCGTGGACCCAGTCGATCAGCCTGCTCGACACGCGTATCGCATGGACGCGCTACACGCAGGCCGGCCAGTGGTCGCCGACGGCGCTGATCCAGATGCCGGTGCAAACCGGGCCGGGCGCGGTGACCGGCAACACCGACAACGTGGGGCCGATGATCTCGGTGCTGTCGTCCGGCCGGGCCGTGCTCGCGTGGCGGCAGACCAACCATACGCACTCGGCGCTGTGGACGGCCACCTACGACGCCGCCAACGGCTGGACCGACGTCAACCAGGCCGTGTCGAACACGAGCCTGTTCACGACGATCATCTCGCCGGTGGCCGGCATGGACGCGAAGGGCAACATTACGCTGCTCTGGGGGCAGCTCGACGTGACGGGCGGGCACATCACTACCACCACGATGTCGCAACGCTACGTGTCCGGCACCGGGTGGCAGCCGTCGCAACCAGTCGCGCCCGCGATCGTCGAGTCGACCGGTTTCATCGCGACGCCGATGCTGGCCGTCAACGAAAACGGCGTGGCCGCCGCGATGTGGGCGGAAGGCGGCGCGGCGCTGCAGGTGAGCGTGTCCGATGCCAGCGGCAACTGGGGGCCGTTGCAGCGGCTGACGGAGCACCTGAACGGCGCGGCCAACCAGTACCCGCCGCTCGTGGTCGATGCGGGCGGCAGCGTGACGGCCGCATGGCAGGACACGGGCTTGCCGGGCGGCTCGGCGGTGATCGCCGCCAGCTACCGGAAGGGCGCGTGGAGCGCGTCGACGGTGGCGCCGCAGAGCGCGTCGTGGCCCGCGCTGGCCGTCAACGCGACGGGGGCGATGGCGCTGCTCTGGCAATCGTATGTCGCGACGATCGGCAGCCAGATCCAGGCCAGTTTTTATACGCCGGGCACGTAAGCGCCTCGTATTGGGGAAATCGAAGGAGAAACCATGAAGCAAACCTTGTATTGCACCGCCCGGACCGCGCTGGCCGTCACCGTCGCCGGCCTCGTGCTCGCCGCGTGCGGCTCGACGCAGATGAACATGGTCGACGTCCAGACGTCGACCGCGAAGACGCTCGGGCTCGCGTCGTCGGACGAGATCACGATCGCCAACGTCCAGTACGGGAAGAAGGACGGGCTGGGCGGCCAGAAGGTGAGTTACGACGCGACGACCGGCAAGGGGCGGCGTTTCGGCTGTACGGTGTTTATGATTCCAGGGCTCACGCCGATCGATCGGCCGACGTACAACAACTGGGAATGCCATCCGCAACGGTGATGGCCGCGATGACGACCACGCCCGGCGTCGGGCGTTGGTCGATCGCTTAGGGGGACGATGCACCGCGTGGGCCTTGCGCCGACGCAGTTTGGTCCGATAATTGACGAACCGTTTCTTCCTGACCCGCCGGTTCGATAAAAAAACTGTCATGGATCAAGCCGCATTTGTCCCTGTTTTCAGGTTCCGCACGACCGACTATCCCGAGCCGGACCGGTTCCACGTCTGGGTCAAGGACATGCTGTGCGACTACCGGCTCGACGACGACGGCGGCCACGGCCCGTGCGACGCGGAAGCAACCGGCGCGGCGCTCGGCCCGCTGATCTTGTCCGGCCGGCACTGGCACTCGCGCGCGCCGACCTATACGGTGCGCCGCACGCCGCGGCGAATCCGGCTCGACGGACAGGATTCGATCCGCTTCACGCTGCTGCTCGGCGGGCGGCTGGCGAGCCATACCGGCGGGCCAGAATTGATCAAGGGCGCCGGCGACCTGTTCGTCTACGACGTCGCGCAGATCAACGACTGCAAGGTCGAGGCCGGCGACGTGATCAGCCTCGTCGTACCCCGCTATCTGCTGCCGCCCCATGCAGCCCAGGCGCACGGCCAGACGCTGACGAGCGGCGTGGGCCGGCTGGTCGCCGACCAGATGCTGTCGCTGTTCCGGAACCTGCCGAACCTGCGCATGCAGGACGTGCCGAGCATCGTTCAATCGATGCTGTTGCTGCTGGCCGCGGCGGTGTCGCCGAGCGCGCAGGCGTTGAACGACGCGCGCGGCCCGATCGACCATGCGCTGGTCGATCGCGTGCGTCGCTACATCGACCTGCATTTGCTGGAGCCGGACCTCACGCCCGAACGGATCTGCCGCGACATCGGCGTGTCGCGGGCGCGGCTCTATCAGTTGTTCAAGGAAGAGGGCGGCGTGATGCGGCAGATCACGCGGCGGCGCTTGCGTCACGCGTATCACGTGCTCGGCGATCCGCAGCGCCGGCATCAGCGCATCGCGGAAATCGCGTGGGCGCACGGCTTTCCCGACGAGAAATATTTTCACCGGTTGTTCAAGGCGGAATTCGGCCACACGCCGAAGGAGACGCGCGAGTGCGCGGCCGCGCCGATCCTGCTGCCGTGCGGTGCGGCCGATGCGCGCTGGGGCGACGGCGGCCGGCTGGCGGGATGGACGCTGCCGTTCGGGGTGCTCACCAACTGAGCGGGCCGCGCGTGAGCATCGCGCGGTGAACGCGCGCTAGCGCATCACGCACAGACGCTGCTGGCGATGCCTCCATCGTCCATCTCGTCGAGCGCGGCGCGCAAGTCGTCGATGGCCACCATCAGTTCGCGCACCTGCCGCAACGACGGGTACTGATGCAGCACGGCTTGCCATTGCGGCAGGGTCAACAGCGCGTGCCAGATGACGCCGAGGCCGTCCGGATCGGCATCCGGCCGTTGCGCGAGCGCGCTCGCGTATTCGAGGCTCGCCTGTGCGGACAGCAACTGCATCCGGCTTGCGGCGCCCAGCAGGCGCGGCGTCGTGTCCGCGGACGCGTCGCAGCAATACAGCACTTCGCGTGGCAGCGCCGCTTCGTCGGTCGTCAATGCGTGCAGCGATGCGCCATGCACGTGCACCGTGCCCTGATGCGTCTCGAATGCATAGACCGTGTCGGGCGCGGCCTGCGCGAGCAGGTTCAGGCCGCGCAGCAGCCGCGGCAGATCGGTCGTCGCCGCGTCCGCGGAGGCCTTCGCTTCGACCAGGAAGCGCACGTTCCACGCGGACGCCGGGTCGCTGCCGCGCGCGCGTTCGAGCAGGATCGCATCCCATTCGGTTTTCGCGCGATCGTGCCGGCCCGGGATCGACGAAGGCACGCGCATCGACGTGACCACGCGATAAGTGCGTTGCGCGTCCACCGCGTCGAGCCTGTGCGCCAGTGCGTCGAGCGCCTGGGCCGCCAGCGCCTCGACGGCCGCGCCGCGCTGCTGGGACGCGGCGCCCTGCGCGACGGCGACCGTGCTGCCGACGAGCGGCCCCTGACGGACCCACAGCGCGCGGTAGCGACGGACGTCCTCGTCCGCGGCCAGCGCATCGAGCCGCAGCATGCGTTCGAGCGCCGGGCTGTCCTTGAGCCTGACGATGTCCTGCTCGAACGCCGCGTCGGTCGCCATCTCGGGCAGCGCGAGCAGGTGCGCGAGCGCCGCATGCAGCTCGGCCCACGCCGCCGCGGTCGCGGCCGCATGCAGGCGTGCGAGCCCGTCGCGTTGCCATGCCAGTGCGCTGCGCTCGAGCTTGGCCGGATGCGCGATCGCGTTGACGGCCGAGTAGAGCGCACGCCGGTCCTGCTCCGCGTGCGCGGACAACGATGCGTATTCGCGCACGTTCGGCGCATCGTGGCGCAGCACCGATGCCTGAAACGACGGATCGCCGGATGACGGGTCCATCGCGTCGCGGATCATCCGCGCGAGCGCATCGATGAAGCGCTGCCGCAAATCCGCGTCGGGCGTCTGGCCGTCCGCCCGCATCCTGCGCGCTTCCTCGATCACGATCGCCAGCGCGGTGGCCGGGTGCGTCGCGTCGGTCAGCGACGACGCACGCTCGAGCGGCGGCAACCGGTAACGGCGCGCGACGGTGCGCAGGGTGGTGTCGAGCAGGGCGGGAAGCGGTGTCAGCGACATGGCGAATTGGGCGGGAAAGAGACGTGGACCGTTACGCCGTCAACGTCACCGACAGGCTGCCGAGTTCGCCGAAGCGCACCGTCAGCACGTCGCCGAGTGGCACCTCGATCGCGCCCGCGTACGAGCCCGTCGTCACGATCTGGCCGGCGCGCACCGCATCGCCGCGCGACGCGAGGTAATTGACGAGCCACACCAGCGGCTTGAGCGGATCGCCGTCCGGATGGCGGCCGTCGATCGTGCGGTTCAGCGCGCCTTCGAACGATAGCGCCAGCGTCTCGAGCGGCACGTTCAATCCGTCGGGCACGACCGGGCCGACGCACAGCCCCTGGTTGAATTGCCCGTCGGCCAGCAGCTCGAACTTCGACGCGCGCGCCGGCTCCGCATAGCGGCAGCCGAGGACTTCGAGCACGATGCGCACCTCGCGGATCGCGGCGCGCACGTCGCCTTCGTCATACGGCTGCTCGCGTGCCGGCAGGTCACGATCGAGCACGAACGCGATTTCCGGTTCGATGCGCACGATCGGCCCGCCGACGACGCGGTACGGCGCATCGGCTTCGCGGATCGTCGACGCGAAGATCGGCGCGAGGATCACGCGATCGGGCGGCGGCAGCGCGCATTTCCAGCCGCCGACGGGTTCGCCGAGCAGGTCGGCGACGCGCTGCTGGATCGCGAGCGCGGTTTCGATGTCGTCGGGGCGCAGTGCATCGGGCAACAGCGGGCCGGGCGAGCCGGCATGGCGGGCGGCGACGAGATGCTGGGCGGCGCCGTCCACGCGTTCGGTAGTCGTTGTCATGTCGGTTGAGCGAATTGAAAGTGGGGCCGGCAAAAAAGGGCCGGACGAAAGTCGCATGGTCGATGATAGCGCCTTCGGCGCGATGGCCGCTCGAAAGGGCCTCGGCGCCCGCATTGCCGGCCCGGCTCGCGGCCGTGCCGAAAACGCAAAGCTCCCCCCTTCCCGTCGCGCCGTTTTGCCGCACGCGCGGCCGCCACCGGGCTTGATCGCTATCAATATCCGAACCCGCCGCCGGCCGATGATAGAGGCATGGCCGCGCACAACAAAGCGCGCTGCCATGCAAAAACTCACCCCAGCGAGGTTCGCATGTACGAGAAGATCATGGTGGCGGTCGACGGCAGCGCTTCGTCGAAACAGGCGCTTGCCGAAGCCGTGAAGGTGGCGCTGGCGGGCGATACGCACGTCAGCGTCGTGTATGTGGTCGACAAGTCGGTGCTGTTCACGTACGCCGGCCGTCTCGATCCGCACGCGCTCGTCGAGGAAATTCGCGACGACGGGCGCAAGGTGCTGCGCGAAGCCGAACAGATCATCGCGCTGGCCGGCGCGAAGGGCGAAGCCGAACTCGTCGAGACCGAGAGCATCGGCGAGGACATCGCGGAACGCCTGCAACGCTACGTGAAGGAGCGCGGGATCGATCTCGCGGTGGTCGGCACGCACG encodes:
- a CDS encoding 2-keto-4-pentenoate hydratase; translated protein: MTTTTERVDGAAQHLVAARHAGSPGPLLPDALRPDDIETALAIQQRVADLLGEPVGGWKCALPPPDRVILAPIFASTIREADAPYRVVGGPIVRIEPEIAFVLDRDLPAREQPYDEGDVRAAIREVRIVLEVLGCRYAEPARASKFELLADGQFNQGLCVGPVVPDGLNVPLETLALSFEGALNRTIDGRHPDGDPLKPLVWLVNYLASRGDAVRAGQIVTTGSYAGAIEVPLGDVLTVRFGELGSLSVTLTA
- a CDS encoding universal stress protein; its protein translation is MYEKIMVAVDGSASSKQALAEAVKVALAGDTHVSVVYVVDKSVLFTYAGRLDPHALVEEIRDDGRKVLREAEQIIALAGAKGEAELVETESIGEDIAERLQRYVKERGIDLAVVGTHGRRGIRRVLLGSVAERFVRGSKCPVLLIRGDDADESAAAAAA
- a CDS encoding AraC family transcriptional regulator, with the translated sequence MDQAAFVPVFRFRTTDYPEPDRFHVWVKDMLCDYRLDDDGGHGPCDAEATGAALGPLILSGRHWHSRAPTYTVRRTPRRIRLDGQDSIRFTLLLGGRLASHTGGPELIKGAGDLFVYDVAQINDCKVEAGDVISLVVPRYLLPPHAAQAHGQTLTSGVGRLVADQMLSLFRNLPNLRMQDVPSIVQSMLLLLAAAVSPSAQALNDARGPIDHALVDRVRRYIDLHLLEPDLTPERICRDIGVSRARLYQLFKEEGGVMRQITRRRLRHAYHVLGDPQRRHQRIAEIAWAHGFPDEKYFHRLFKAEFGHTPKETRECAAAPILLPCGAADARWGDGGRLAGWTLPFGVLTN